A genomic window from Pirellulales bacterium includes:
- a CDS encoding class I SAM-dependent methyltransferase, translating to MALQRVLEPEVMDTAEEAIDYDAMDHAAVNRLFVTDFLFAAQAAGLAVAEVPSAGSRVRQVRADAPEPAARGASAQSLDAPYGFVEVLDLGTGTAQIPVELCRRAPNIRITAVDLAAEMLQMAKINVELAALRDRIQLDRIDAKELPYDDGRFDALISNSIVHHIPEPAAVLAEAVRVVRPGGLIFIRDLLRPDDDATVHRLVATYAAGAIEHQRAMFDASLRAALNLDEIRALIAALGFAPKSVRGTSDRHWTWTARK from the coding sequence ATGGCCTTGCAGCGCGTATTAGAACCCGAAGTGATGGATACCGCCGAGGAGGCCATCGACTACGATGCGATGGACCATGCGGCCGTGAACCGCTTGTTCGTCACCGATTTCTTGTTCGCCGCGCAGGCCGCGGGTTTGGCGGTCGCCGAAGTGCCGAGCGCAGGGAGTAGGGTGCGTCAAGTCCGCGCAGACGCACCGGAACCTGCCGCTCGCGGTGCGTCTGCGCAAAGCCTTGACGCACCCTACGGCTTCGTTGAAGTTCTCGATCTGGGCACCGGCACCGCTCAGATTCCCGTCGAACTCTGCCGCCGAGCGCCGAACATTCGGATCACGGCCGTCGATTTGGCGGCGGAAATGCTCCAAATGGCGAAGATCAACGTCGAACTGGCCGCGCTGCGCGACCGAATCCAGCTCGATCGGATTGATGCCAAGGAGTTGCCCTACGACGACGGTCGATTCGATGCCCTCATTTCCAACAGCATCGTCCACCATATCCCTGAACCGGCGGCCGTGCTGGCCGAGGCGGTGCGCGTCGTTCGCCCCGGCGGGCTGATCTTCATTCGGGACCTACTTCGTCCCGACGATGACGCCACGGTCCATCGGCTGGTGGCAACGTATGCGGCCGGCGCGATCGAACATCAGCGCGCCATGTTCGACGCCTCACTTCGCGCCGCGCTCAATCTGGATGAAATCCGCGCTCTGATCGCGGCACTCGGCTTCGCGCCAAAATCCGTCCGCGGTACAAGCGACCGCCACTGGACGTGGACGGCACGGAAATGA